A genomic window from Thunnus maccoyii chromosome 2, fThuMac1.1, whole genome shotgun sequence includes:
- the LOC121884367 gene encoding uncharacterized protein LOC121884367 isoform X2: protein MDKLHVFLVVLLGVVSCSHDGISGSVLEVTVRPGDNITLYCDCKTSSGVYIVWYRNCSHENQPSLVLKTKFEKMYVPRDSTDILNPFPRFHLVKNQSSESYDLLIMNITDSDEGLYYCGTEQTKVEDKTTISDRNVYTYGNATRIVVNSSEPRFLTSDCGVCWTLLFSLCPACSVLSSLLSSILVYHICKKTVKEPQVDEQTPDTRGQTRLNQGEDVCYAALENCQASQRPTKKKTPRSDFSTYSAINTSGV, encoded by the exons ATGGACAAGCTGCATGTTTTTCTAGTTGTTCTCTTAg GAGTTGTTTCCTGCAGTCATGATGGGATCTCTGGATCAGTGTTGGAGGTTACAGTCAGACCAGGAGACAACATCACTCTGTACTGTGACTGCAAAACATCATCTGGAGTATACATAGTGTGGTACAGGAACTGTTCTCATGAGAACCAGCCTTCTCTTGTTCTGAAAAcaaaatttgagaaaatgtaTGTCCCCAGAGACTCTACAGACATTCTGAATCCATTCCCTCGTTTTCATTTGGTGAAGAACCAGTCCTCTGAATCCTATGACCTGCTGATCATGAACATCACTGATTCAGATGAGGGCCTCTACTACTGTGGAACTGAACAGACCAAGGTGGAGGATAAGACAACAATTTCTGACAGAAATGTTTACACTTATGGAAATGCCACAAGGATCGTAGTCA ACTCCAGTGAGCCTCGTTTCCTGACTTCAGACTGTGGTGTGTGCTGGACActgctgttctctctgtgtCCAGCTTGTTCTGTGCTCTCCTCTTTACTCTCCTCTATTCTGGTTTATCACATCTGTAAGAAAACAG TTAAAGAACCTCAGGTTGATGAGCAAACACCTGACACTAGAGGTCAAACAAGACTGAATCAG GGTGAAGATGTGTGTTATGCTGCATTGGAAAACTGTCAGGCATCACAGAGaccaacaaagaagaaaactcCACGTTCTGACTTCAGCACTTATTCTGCCATTAATACTTCTGGGGTGTAA
- the LOC121884367 gene encoding uncharacterized protein LOC121884367 isoform X1, producing the protein MLRCNISTCLNCCVCIPGVVSCSHDGISGSVLEVTVRPGDNITLYCDCKTSSGVYIVWYRNCSHENQPSLVLKTKFEKMYVPRDSTDILNPFPRFHLVKNQSSESYDLLIMNITDSDEGLYYCGTEQTKVEDKTTISDRNVYTYGNATRIVVNSSEPRFLTSDCGVCWTLLFSLCPACSVLSSLLSSILVYHICKKTVKEPQVDEQTPDTRGQTRLNQGEDVCYAALENCQASQRPTKKKTPRSDFSTYSAINTSGV; encoded by the exons ATGCTGCGCTGTAACATTTCAACCTGCTtaaattgttgtgtttgtattccAGGAGTTGTTTCCTGCAGTCATGATGGGATCTCTGGATCAGTGTTGGAGGTTACAGTCAGACCAGGAGACAACATCACTCTGTACTGTGACTGCAAAACATCATCTGGAGTATACATAGTGTGGTACAGGAACTGTTCTCATGAGAACCAGCCTTCTCTTGTTCTGAAAAcaaaatttgagaaaatgtaTGTCCCCAGAGACTCTACAGACATTCTGAATCCATTCCCTCGTTTTCATTTGGTGAAGAACCAGTCCTCTGAATCCTATGACCTGCTGATCATGAACATCACTGATTCAGATGAGGGCCTCTACTACTGTGGAACTGAACAGACCAAGGTGGAGGATAAGACAACAATTTCTGACAGAAATGTTTACACTTATGGAAATGCCACAAGGATCGTAGTCA ACTCCAGTGAGCCTCGTTTCCTGACTTCAGACTGTGGTGTGTGCTGGACActgctgttctctctgtgtCCAGCTTGTTCTGTGCTCTCCTCTTTACTCTCCTCTATTCTGGTTTATCACATCTGTAAGAAAACAG TTAAAGAACCTCAGGTTGATGAGCAAACACCTGACACTAGAGGTCAAACAAGACTGAATCAG GGTGAAGATGTGTGTTATGCTGCATTGGAAAACTGTCAGGCATCACAGAGaccaacaaagaagaaaactcCACGTTCTGACTTCAGCACTTATTCTGCCATTAATACTTCTGGGGTGTAA